GCGCCGGCCGGCCGGCGCGCCCCAGGGCCGAGGCGGGGATGATGGAGGGGAGGGCGATGGCGCCGGCGGAAAGCTTGAGAAACTGACGGCGGTCGAGGTGGCTCATGAGCAGGGCAAAATGCAAAGTGAAAAATGAAAAATGGGATCGGTGATGGGCAAAATGCAACACGGTAGGGGCAAAGCGCAACGCCAGAAGCCACTTTTCACTTTTCATTTTGCACTTTGCACTACCCATACCGTTCTTGGTCCATCTCCCACAAACCGAAATCTACCATGAACGCTTCTCGTAGAGATACCCTCAAGAAACTGGCCGCCGGCGCGGCGGGCCTCACTCTTGGCGCCGTGGGAATGACGGCGCGCAGTTATGCCTCCATCCTCGGGGCGAACGACCGGCTCCGTGTGGCCACCATTGGGGTTCGCGGGCAGGGGTTCGGGCACCTGCGGCGCTGGGCGAGCATGGGGGAGACGGATAATGTCCAACTGGCCACGATCTGCGATGTCGACGAGACGCTGTTCGCCGAGCGCGTTTTGGCGGTGACGGAGCTGCAAGGGGCGGCGCCGGCGACGGAGGTTGACATGCGTCGGGTATTCGACGACCCGTCTATCGACGCGGTGTCCATCGCGACACCCAACCATTGGCACGCGCTCGCCACGATCTGGGCCCTCCAGGCGGGCAAACACGTGTATGTCGAGAAGCCCTCGTCGCACAACATCTTCGAGGGCCGAAAGATGATCGAGGCGGCGCGGAAGTATGACCGCATCGTGCAGGTGGGCTTCCAGAATCGATCGATCCCCAGCGTCCGCCGCGCCATGCAACTGCTCCACGAAGGGGTCATCGGGGATATCTACATGGCCCGCGGCCTCTGCTTCAAGCCCCGCGACTCCTTCGGCCTCTCGCCCGACAGCAAGCCGCCGGCGGGGCTGCACTACGACCTCTGGCTCGGGCCGGCCGAATGGCGCCCCTACAACGAAAAAAAGGGTCACTACAACTGGCACTGGCACTGGGACACCGGCAACGGCGATATCGGCAACCAGGGACCGCACCAGTTCGACATCGCGCGGTGGGGCCTCGGCAAGGACGAACATCCCGTCCGCGTCCAGTCCATGGGTGGGTTCTTTAAATACGGTCCGCACGAGTGCTCGCAGGAAACGGCCAACACACAGACGGCCACGTTCGAATACGCCGACGGCAAGTTGCTCCAGTTCGAAACCCGCGGCCTTTACACGGGTGGGGAGGATAGCCTGGGTGTACAGATTGGCAATGTATTTTACGGGACTGAAGGCTGGATGGAGCTGGACGGCGGCACCTGGAAGACCTACCTCGGCCGGCGGGGAGATGCCGGGCCGAGTTCGGCCGACGCGCCGGCGGAACAGGCCGGCGAAGCCCTCGGCTATCTCGCCGCTCCAGGCGGGGGCGGGCACTACGCCAACTTCGTCGCTGCGGTCCGTTCGGGGAAAAAGAGTGACCTCACGTGCGACATAGACGCCGGCCACCTGTCCACCTGCCTGCCGCACCTGGCCAATATTGCCTACCGACTCGGCCGCGAACTGCGCTTCGACGGAGCCTCTGAGCGGTTTGTCAACGACGCTGAGGCGGATGGGATGCGCACCCGCGCCTACCGCGCGCCGTACGTCGTGCCGGAGGTGGTGTGACGGCGGGGGTTCACCCCACCATCTCGCCGGCCCTCGTTTGCTGTACGGTATCGAAGATGCCCAGCGTTTTCTTCGCGATGCCCGTCCACCCGAAGTTCTTGCGGGCGAAGCGGGCGCCTTCGACCGAGAGTCGGTGGGCGAGTTTGGGGTGGAGCAGGGGGAGCGCCAGCATGGCCCCGAACTCGATGGGCCGGTTGGGATCCGCGTAGAGGGCATGGAGGCCGAACTGGATAAGTTCGAACAGGCCGCCATGGACCGTGATGACGGCCGGCGTGCCGCAGGCCATCGCTTCGATGGCCACCATCCCGAAAGGTTCATACCGCGAGGACAACGAGAAGACGCCGGCCGCCCGGAAGTAGTTGGCGAGGTCCGTATCGGCGATGTACTTCGGCCACACAATGCGGTCCGCGACGCCCATCGCCTCGGCTTTGGCGCGCAGCGTCGCGATGCCGGCGTCGTCCTGCGCGGAATCGTCACTCCCGACGGCCGCGATCAGCCGGGCCTGGGGCGCCAGTTCGAACAGGGTGGGCAGGGCGTCCATGAGCAGGTCGTACCCCTTGTTGTGCGCCATGCGGCCCAGCGTGAGGATGTCGTGTTCGCGGAGATCGTAGCGGGAGCGGAGGGCGCTGAGGTCGGCCTGGCGGACGGGGGAGAACCGGTCTTCATCCATGCCGGGTGGGATGGTAGTGATCCGGTGGTCGAGCAGGTCGTATTGCTCGCGGAGCAGCTCGGCCTGCTGCTCGGTCGTGGCGATCACGTGATCACATTGCTGGTAGGTGAGGAATTCCTTGCGGATGCGCTGTTTGAAGCGGTACGTCTTCTCCATCTGCTCCGCATCCATGCTCTCGCCCATGTTGCGCTCTTTCCACCAGCCAAGCGAGTGGGGGGTGTGGATGTGCGGGATTTCAAGCTCCTCGGCAATCTTCTGGCCGGCCCAGCCGGCATCCCAGTAGTGAGAATACACGATGTCGTACCGATACCCGCGCTCCCGAATGGTGGACAGCGTGTTCGTGACGAAGTCGCCCAGATGGTCGTGCATCCGCTCTTTGGGGATGAACTCGGAGCCCCCGAACGGCACCCGCCAGACGCGGAGGTGCTTGTTGATGTCGTCGAATTCCGGTTGATCCTCGAAGCGGCGGGTGAGGAGGTGGACGGTGCGTCCGAGTTGGCTGAATCGTCGGGCCATCTCCAATACAAAAACGACCTGTCCGCCGGTATCGGGTTTGCCCAGTTCGGGTTCGGCGGAGACATACCCGTGAACGGAAATGACAAGGATACTGGGGCGTGCGTTCATAGGAGCAACAGTATTGGAAGCGTGTGATAGGAGGATCAGGTCACGACGTGCAGATCGCGGCAGGCGCGGATGTACTCGGAGGCCGACCACGCTTGATAGGCTTTCCCCATCGGCCGGCCCGTGCGCCCGTGCGCCCATTCGTTGAATTCCCACTCGTTCGCGATGCCCTTCTGATTGAGTTCGGTGAGGCGGACCAGCTCGTGTAGCGCCAATTCCCGCATTCCGAGTTTGTTGATGTAGCGAACCCAGTGGCCGCCGATGAACGGCCAGATGCCGCCGTTGTGATAATGCTGTGGAAGATTGAGGAGATTGACGGCATAATACGGACGCCAGTCCGAGTCACCGCCCATCACGCAGGGGTACAGATTGGTGATGGGGAAAGGCTCGTTGACGCCGGCGCCCCACATAAAATTGAAGGTCTGCCCCGCTCGTTTTATATCTATCACATCGTAGAGGAAGGCGAGGATATTCCCAAAGGTGTCGCACCGCCAGCTGAAGTTGAACGGCGTGATTTCGGCGAGGAGGTAGCGCACGTCGCCGATGGAGAATTGTCGTTCGGCGAAGGTGATGCCGGAGGTGAGGGGCTGCTGCGTTGTCGGCCAGAAGTTGAGCAGGATCTCCCGCTTGATCGTGCTCGCCCAGCGCAGATAGTCGCCGGCCTTTTGTTCGTGGCCGAGCATCTGCAGCAGCCGGCCGAAGCAGATGGTGCACCGATACCAAAGCACCTCGTCGTAGAGAACGTTATAACTGCGGCCGAAGAGATCCGTCCAGTCGCCGGCCTCGGGGATTTCCAGCAGTGCGTCGTTGTTGCTGTCGTGAGCGGCAAGCCAGTCCATCGCCTGCTGGAGCTTCGGGTAGTAGCGGCGGAGAAAGTCGTAGTCGCGTGTCTGAGCCAGGTAGGCATAAAATGCGATGATCACCCACAGGCCGCTATCGATCGACGCGATGCCTCCGACGCCGGAGTATTCGGGCCGCTGGTCGTCGATGCGGACGTTCGCCGGCACCTGTCCGTTCGGGGAGACATTCTCAAGCAGGGTGATGAGGGTCTGACGCTGGCACTGGTGGATATCCTCCCAATCCCGGCTCAGCGAAAGCGAGCCGATCAGGGCCAGCGCGCTGTCGCGTGCCCAGACGCTGCGGTAATTGACATCCGTCCCGGACACCTCGTTGTCCGCCAGCGAACAGGCCGTAAACCCGTAGGGGCTGATGTTTTTCTGTAGTGCTTCGATGGCTTTGTGGTACCCCGTGCGCACGAGCGCCACCTGGTCCTCGTTGAGCCTGGCAGTCGTATTCTCCGCGGAGATATTGATGGCGGCGTATAGAGCGGTCTGTTCCGGTGGCCGATTGTCTGGTATGCGGGGGTCGACGAGTTGAAAATGATGCATGCCGGCCAGCACGGCATGGGCGCACACCTCCCGCGCCGGCGCTTCAAAGATGGTTGCGGTCCGGGAGATGGCGAGCAGCTCCGGCTGGGCATTCCCCACGATGATGCCGCGAACGCCCTGCAGGGTGAACATCGCGCTGTCGTTGCCGCTGTCGCCGGCGACGAGCGTCTGGTGTTCTGGTATCCCTAGGCGCCGGAGCAGCCAGCGCAGGGCATTGCCCTTGTTTGCCCACTTGGGCAACACGTCCAGATGCAGCGCATTCGAATAGATGACGTGGACGTCCAGACCTCGCGCTTCCAGCGCCTGCTCGATAACGCGGATCTGGTCGGCACCGGCGTCGGGGAAAAACCAGCTCGACTTGTACGCATGCTGGTAGTGCTCGGGTTGTCGGACGATGCCGGCCGGAAACCCGGTGACGACGGACTCGACCTCCTCGATCTGCCACCCTTCGTCCAACAATTCGGTGAACGCCTTGAGGACGCGGCGCTCCCGATGGTCGAATACGCTGGTTCCCACGCCGCTGATGACATAGTCCGGCGCCGGGAGGCGACCCCGCTCGATCAGGTCATCGACATCCTCCTGCATGCGGCCGGTATTGAAGCAGAGCAACGGCCGGCCGTGTTCGATCGTCTCCCAGGTCGCCTTGAATCGTCGCTCCGCCGCCTCATCGCCCAAAAGGGTACCGTCCAGGTCGGTGGAAATAAACAGGATCGGATGATCGCTCATCTAGAATGCGATTGCGGCGTCACGGGATACTCGGCGATATACTCGCCGCTACTCACCGTCATCCCAGTGGAGATGAACCGCCAGCAAAAACCGTGTCACCATGAATGAATTGCGTACAAGTAAAAGCCGCTGCCCCCGTTCGAGGTTCCGAAATTTAGGAGATTGGCATGTATTGCCCGGGGAAGAGGTACTATACAGATGTTGGTGCCGCCCGGCGCGGGGTACGTCGGGCGGTCCGTTTAGCGATACGTTACGGGGGTGAAGCTCACGATCCGGAACGCGCTTCCGGGGCTGAGCATCCGCTTGCGCAGATAGACCCCGCCCCCTTCGCGCTGGTCGCCGGCCTCACCGGCACCGGTGTTGCCTTCAATGGTTACGCCGGCCTGGCCCTCCCAGGAGACGACCAGGCCCGCATGCCCCTGGAGATCCTCCGGGGCCCGCTTCGCCTTCCAGATGACGATGGTGCCCGGCGGAATCGGCACGGTGCCGCGCTGGACGACGTTCGCGCGGATGCTGCCTCCCCGGACCGCGAAGGCGTCGGCGTCGTCGGCAAGGACGATACTGTGGGCGTCGTCGATGAACTGGCGGGCCGCGGCCGTCCGCTTTGTCGGGAAGGCAACGCCGTCGCCGGCGATGTTCAGGCAATACGAAACGAAGGCGGCGCAGTAGGGGTAACTCTTCCAGTCTCCGGAGGCGTCCTGCTTCGGCGCGAGTCCGACGGCCGCGAGGAACGACTCGACTTCCGGCCCACGGTTCGAGTCCTTCGGCTGCTCCGTCACCCCGATAAACCGGTGCGCCACCTCCAGGTGGGGGGGCATCGGGGGCACTTCCGGGACCACCTCGGCCGGCGTTTCCGGCGCGGCTTCAGCCTCGACCTGGGGCGCGGCCATCGTTCGTGTCGCGACCGGCGGCAGCGGCCGCGGATTCAGGGCCGATTGCCCGACATGGATCTCGCGGGCGACATTCGCCAGCGTGTCGGTGGGGGCGATGTCGGGGTCCCGGCCGGCGGAGTGGTCGTTTACCCTGTTCGGGGCGCAGCCGGCGGTGCTAAGCAGTAGCCACGCAAGCAGCCACGAGAATCGCATAGGCGAGAAAGAAGATGCTGACCGCGATGTTGCCATTTTTGAGCTCTTGAATGGTTTCGATGTCTCTGAGTGCCCACACGTCGAAGAGGTAGAAAAGGAACATGCCGATGAATACCTTGGCTAGCGCTACCGCGAACGCGGAGAATTCCACGGCGTAGTTAAACGTGTACCAGACGCTGATAACAGCGGCGATGCCCAGTAACAGGAAAAATTGCCAGACTTTCATGGGGATTGGACCTCTTCAGGGTGGGTGATCGAGCGACAACACACGGCTACCATGCCATGCATCCTGATCGGAATATAGCTTTTTCGCGATGAGGGGCAAATCGAGGAGTAAAATACCCGCTCCGTCGTGGTTCCACCGCCGCGAAGTCGCTACATCCTTCACACCACATGCTCAAAAAACGGCTCACACAGACCCGCCTCGTTGTTGCCGCCGTGTTGGCGCTCACCGCCGGCCTCCCGGCCCCCGTCGGCGCCCAGGCGCCCGAGCAACGGTTTTTCGACTGGACGGAGCTGCCCTTCGGCGACGATGAATACGTCCTCCGCCGCCAGGGCATCGCCCGCCAGCTGGTGGCCGGCGGCGGCGGCGTGCTGCTTGTGCCGGCCCGCGACGGGGCTTCCAACGGTGAGACCTTCCGGCAGTTGGACGACTTCATGTACCTCACCGGACTCGAGGTCCCGAACGCGATGCTTGTGGTGGACGCGGACGCGCGCGAGATCGTGCTCTTTATGCCGGAGTGGGATGCCCGATTTGAAAACTCGGCGCGTCCAAACGACTTTCCCCGCCGGCCGCTCCTGGGCGACTCGCTCTTCGCGCAACGCACGGGCTTGATGCTCCTCCCGCTGTCGCGCCTCCAGGAGACCCTCGCCGCCTGGGCCAGCGCGGGGCGGACGCTTTATGTCAACGCCGGCGCGCCGGGACCCATCGAGCCCGTGGAGGTCGGCTACTTCGCCCACTTCTCGCCGGGCGACCATCTCATCTATTACCTGCAAACGGCCTTTGGCGGCGCCCGGCTCGCCAATGCCTACCCGATGCTGGCGCGGCATCGCATGGTGAAGTCGACCGCGGAGATCGCCCGGATGCACGCCGCGGCCCGGCTCACGGGAAACGCCATCGCCCGCGCCGCGCAGGCCGTGAAGCCGGGGGTGACGGAGCGCGATATGGAGGCCGTTATTGAAGTGGCCTGTAAGGAAGGCGGCG
This genomic stretch from Rhodothermales bacterium harbors:
- a CDS encoding Gfo/Idh/MocA family oxidoreductase, translating into MNASRRDTLKKLAAGAAGLTLGAVGMTARSYASILGANDRLRVATIGVRGQGFGHLRRWASMGETDNVQLATICDVDETLFAERVLAVTELQGAAPATEVDMRRVFDDPSIDAVSIATPNHWHALATIWALQAGKHVYVEKPSSHNIFEGRKMIEAARKYDRIVQVGFQNRSIPSVRRAMQLLHEGVIGDIYMARGLCFKPRDSFGLSPDSKPPAGLHYDLWLGPAEWRPYNEKKGHYNWHWHWDTGNGDIGNQGPHQFDIARWGLGKDEHPVRVQSMGGFFKYGPHECSQETANTQTATFEYADGKLLQFETRGLYTGGEDSLGVQIGNVFYGTEGWMELDGGTWKTYLGRRGDAGPSSADAPAEQAGEALGYLAAPGGGGHYANFVAAVRSGKKSDLTCDIDAGHLSTCLPHLANIAYRLGRELRFDGASERFVNDAEADGMRTRAYRAPYVVPEVV
- a CDS encoding CHAP domain-containing protein, which codes for MRFSWLLAWLLLSTAGCAPNRVNDHSAGRDPDIAPTDTLANVAREIHVGQSALNPRPLPPVATRTMAAPQVEAEAAPETPAEVVPEVPPMPPHLEVAHRFIGVTEQPKDSNRGPEVESFLAAVGLAPKQDASGDWKSYPYCAAFVSYCLNIAGDGVAFPTKRTAAARQFIDDAHSIVLADDADAFAVRGGSIRANVVQRGTVPIPPGTIVIWKAKRAPEDLQGHAGLVVSWEGQAGVTIEGNTGAGEAGDQREGGGVYLRKRMLSPGSAFRIVSFTPVTYR
- a CDS encoding HAD-IIB family hydrolase yields the protein MSDHPILFISTDLDGTLLGDEAAERRFKATWETIEHGRPLLCFNTGRMQEDVDDLIERGRLPAPDYVISGVGTSVFDHRERRVLKAFTELLDEGWQIEEVESVVTGFPAGIVRQPEHYQHAYKSSWFFPDAGADQIRVIEQALEARGLDVHVIYSNALHLDVLPKWANKGNALRWLLRRLGIPEHQTLVAGDSGNDSAMFTLQGVRGIIVGNAQPELLAISRTATIFEAPAREVCAHAVLAGMHHFQLVDPRIPDNRPPEQTALYAAINISAENTTARLNEDQVALVRTGYHKAIEALQKNISPYGFTACSLADNEVSGTDVNYRSVWARDSALALIGSLSLSRDWEDIHQCQRQTLITLLENVSPNGQVPANVRIDDQRPEYSGVGGIASIDSGLWVIIAFYAYLAQTRDYDFLRRYYPKLQQAMDWLAAHDSNNDALLEIPEAGDWTDLFGRSYNVLYDEVLWYRCTICFGRLLQMLGHEQKAGDYLRWASTIKREILLNFWPTTQQPLTSGITFAERQFSIGDVRYLLAEITPFNFSWRCDTFGNILAFLYDVIDIKRAGQTFNFMWGAGVNEPFPITNLYPCVMGGDSDWRPYYAVNLLNLPQHYHNGGIWPFIGGHWVRYINKLGMRELALHELVRLTELNQKGIANEWEFNEWAHGRTGRPMGKAYQAWSASEYIRACRDLHVVT
- a CDS encoding Xaa-Pro peptidase family protein; this translates as MLKKRLTQTRLVVAAVLALTAGLPAPVGAQAPEQRFFDWTELPFGDDEYVLRRQGIARQLVAGGGGVLLVPARDGASNGETFRQLDDFMYLTGLEVPNAMLVVDADAREIVLFMPEWDARFENSARPNDFPRRPLLGDSLFAQRTGLMLLPLSRLQETLAAWASAGRTLYVNAGAPGPIEPVEVGYFAHFSPGDHLIYYLQTAFGGARLANAYPMLARHRMVKSTAEIARMHAAARLTGNAIARAAQAVKPGVTERDMEAVIEVACKEGGGQRMPFAPIVKSGPNALWPWRILAAHYNRRNRALQAGEVVVFDVGCEVGYYVGDVGRTLPVSGTFTEAQRKALDLQRAVSDAMIAAVKPGATFAAVQQAGLDAMPAEAKPFMQVGDFFGHAIGMSAGDPFRLDLPLEAGMVFTIEPWYYNHAAGLGVFLEDVILVTETGAENLTDYLPRTPERLEKLMKGEIDLVD
- a CDS encoding glycosyltransferase, with protein sequence MNARPSILVISVHGYVSAEPELGKPDTGGQVVFVLEMARRFSQLGRTVHLLTRRFEDQPEFDDINKHLRVWRVPFGGSEFIPKERMHDHLGDFVTNTLSTIRERGYRYDIVYSHYWDAGWAGQKIAEELEIPHIHTPHSLGWWKERNMGESMDAEQMEKTYRFKQRIRKEFLTYQQCDHVIATTEQQAELLREQYDLLDHRITTIPPGMDEDRFSPVRQADLSALRSRYDLREHDILTLGRMAHNKGYDLLMDALPTLFELAPQARLIAAVGSDDSAQDDAGIATLRAKAEAMGVADRIVWPKYIADTDLANYFRAAGVFSLSSRYEPFGMVAIEAMACGTPAVITVHGGLFELIQFGLHALYADPNRPIEFGAMLALPLLHPKLAHRLSVEGARFARKNFGWTGIAKKTLGIFDTVQQTRAGEMVG